The Exiguobacterium mexicanum genome includes a window with the following:
- a CDS encoding Crp/Fnr family transcriptional regulator, whose product MEQNQCCHHQHGHAECIRIVPIFNHLEDSQMDLIAESAKTLHLKKGEMLFRADEEDDTLYIINSGKARIYRLSDSGKEQLVRILNPGDFTGEVAIFQPGSIHENYAEALQNTSICLIKRGDLQKYLVEYPQISLKILSEVTMRLKDSEKQTTQVAIENVETRIISFLAENIEKGSGNSPTIILPMSKKDLASYLGTTPETISRKFTTLEELGLIKQLPKKKIKIMDLDQLLLHTK is encoded by the coding sequence TTGGAACAAAACCAATGTTGTCATCACCAACATGGACATGCAGAATGTATTCGTATTGTCCCCATTTTCAACCATTTGGAAGACTCACAAATGGATTTGATTGCGGAATCTGCCAAGACACTTCATCTTAAAAAAGGGGAAATGTTATTCCGTGCAGATGAGGAAGATGATACCTTATATATTATCAATTCAGGTAAGGCTCGGATTTACCGCTTATCGGATTCTGGAAAAGAACAACTTGTTCGCATTTTAAATCCTGGTGATTTTACAGGTGAAGTCGCCATTTTCCAACCTGGAAGTATTCATGAGAATTATGCGGAAGCACTACAAAATACATCTATTTGTTTAATTAAACGAGGTGATTTACAGAAGTATTTGGTGGAATATCCGCAGATCTCATTAAAAATACTGTCAGAAGTAACGATGCGTTTAAAGGATTCTGAAAAACAAACCACACAAGTAGCGATTGAAAATGTAGAAACCCGCATTATATCCTTTTTAGCTGAGAATATTGAAAAGGGAAGTGGCAATAGTCCAACGATTATCTTACCAATGTCCAAAAAGGATTTAGCCTCGTATCTTGGTACCACACCAGAAACAATCAGCCGTAAATTTACTACTCTAGAAGAACTTGGATTGATTAAACAGTTACCGAAAAAGAAAATTAAAATAATGGATTTAGATCAATTGTTACTTCATACTAAATAA
- the ahpF gene encoding alkyl hydroperoxide reductase subunit F, whose protein sequence is MLEADIKQQLDQYLQLMEGDVVLRVSAGDDAVSKEMLDLVNELASMSSRISVENVTLERTPSFSVNRPSEETGIVFAGIPLGHEFTSLVLALLQVSGRAPKVDADAIKQIQNIQGTYHFESYISLSCHNCPDVVQALNVMSVLNPNISHTMIDGGAFKAEVEAKEIMAVPTVFLNGEAFGNGRMSLEEILTKLGTGPDASAFDNKEPYDVLVIGGGPAGASAAVYAARKGIRTGIVAERFGGQVMDTMGIENFIGTSYTEGPKLVASLEEHVKEYGIDVMNLQRAKRLEKTDLVEVELENGAVLKSKSVILSTGARWRNVNVPGEAEFKNKGVAYCPHCDGPLFEGKRVAVIGGGNSGIEAAIDLAGIVKHVTVLEFASELKADQVLQDRLHSLPNVTVVTNAQTTEITGTDKVNGISYLSRETNETHHVELEGVFVQIGLVPNTDWLDSVERNNFGEIVVDRHGATNIPGVFAAGDCTNSAYKQIIISMGSGATAALGAFDYMIRN, encoded by the coding sequence ATGTTAGAAGCAGATATTAAACAACAGTTGGACCAATATCTCCAGCTCATGGAGGGCGACGTCGTCCTCCGTGTCAGCGCTGGAGACGACGCGGTCTCAAAAGAGATGCTCGACCTCGTGAACGAACTCGCGAGCATGTCGTCACGCATTTCGGTCGAGAACGTCACACTCGAACGCACACCAAGCTTTAGCGTGAACCGCCCGTCTGAAGAGACAGGGATTGTCTTCGCAGGAATCCCGCTCGGTCACGAGTTCACGTCACTCGTCCTCGCGTTGCTCCAAGTGAGCGGCCGGGCGCCGAAAGTGGACGCGGATGCGATCAAACAGATTCAAAACATTCAAGGCACGTACCACTTCGAATCATATATCAGCCTCAGTTGCCACAACTGCCCGGACGTCGTCCAGGCACTCAACGTCATGAGCGTCCTCAACCCGAACATCTCACACACGATGATCGACGGTGGCGCGTTCAAGGCAGAAGTGGAAGCGAAAGAGATCATGGCTGTCCCGACCGTCTTCTTGAACGGTGAGGCGTTCGGCAACGGACGCATGTCACTTGAAGAGATTTTGACGAAACTCGGAACTGGTCCTGACGCTTCGGCGTTTGACAACAAAGAACCGTATGACGTCCTCGTCATCGGTGGCGGTCCAGCTGGTGCGAGCGCAGCGGTTTACGCGGCTCGTAAAGGTATCCGGACCGGCATCGTCGCGGAACGCTTCGGTGGACAAGTGATGGACACGATGGGGATTGAGAACTTCATCGGCACATCTTACACGGAAGGCCCGAAACTCGTCGCGAGCTTGGAAGAGCACGTGAAAGAATACGGCATCGACGTCATGAATCTCCAACGCGCGAAGCGTCTTGAGAAAACTGACCTCGTCGAAGTCGAACTTGAGAACGGCGCCGTCTTGAAGAGTAAGAGTGTCATCCTGTCGACGGGTGCACGCTGGCGTAACGTCAACGTCCCAGGTGAAGCTGAGTTCAAAAACAAAGGTGTGGCCTACTGCCCGCACTGTGACGGCCCTCTCTTCGAAGGCAAGCGCGTCGCAGTCATCGGTGGCGGCAACTCTGGAATTGAAGCAGCGATCGACCTCGCTGGGATTGTTAAACACGTGACGGTGCTCGAGTTCGCTTCTGAACTCAAAGCCGACCAAGTGCTTCAAGACCGTCTCCACAGCCTCCCGAACGTGACCGTCGTCACGAACGCACAGACGACAGAAATCACGGGTACGGACAAAGTGAACGGCATCTCGTACTTGTCACGTGAGACGAACGAGACGCATCACGTTGAACTCGAAGGTGTCTTCGTCCAAATCGGACTCGTCCCGAACACGGACTGGCTCGACTCGGTCGAACGCAACAACTTCGGTGAGATCGTCGTCGACCGTCACGGTGCGACGAACATCCCAGGCGTGTTCGCAGCAGGCGACTGCACGAACAGCGCCTACAAACAAATCATCATCTCGATGGGATCTGGTGCGACTGCCGCACTCGGTGCTTTCGATTATATGATTCGCAACTAA
- a CDS encoding iron-sulfur cluster repair di-iron protein, ric, which translates to MSEQTFNEVITNHFEKLDLYTTAITRAHGKNHPEAFEVRELFETISGKVKDAGTNKPDLDAEFAQLRKITDNYTIPGDVCETYGGTFEMLSEVDKAYQA; encoded by the coding sequence ACAGACATTTAACGAAGTAATAACAAACCATTTTGAAAAGCTGGATTTATACACCACTGCAATTACACGGGCCCATGGTAAGAATCACCCAGAAGCCTTTGAAGTACGTGAATTGTTTGAAACAATTAGTGGAAAAGTAAAAGACGCAGGTACGAACAAACCTGACTTAGATGCTGAATTTGCTCAATTACGAAAAATCACAGACAACTACACCATTCCTGGAGATGTATGTGAAACGTATGGAGGCACATTCGAGATGTTATCAGAAGTAGATAAAGCATATCAGGCTTAA
- a CDS encoding heavy-metal-associated domain-containing protein has product MQKATIQLETLSCPSCLQKIENAVKGINGVNQDSLKVMFNASKVKVDFDSEAVAINDIEKAIEDLGYPVVKSKVKPA; this is encoded by the coding sequence ATGCAAAAAGCAACGATTCAATTAGAAACCTTATCTTGCCCATCTTGTCTCCAAAAGATTGAAAATGCGGTGAAAGGAATAAACGGTGTGAATCAAGATAGCTTGAAAGTAATGTTCAATGCAAGTAAAGTAAAAGTAGATTTTGATTCAGAAGCAGTCGCTATTAACGATATCGAAAAGGCAATTGAAGACTTAGGATATCCTGTTGTCAAATCAAAGGTAAAACCTGCTTAA
- a CDS encoding helix-turn-helix domain-containing protein, with product MSYIHLTTTERVKIETYLELGMSIRSIARRLGRQPSTVSREIRRNPDYVAERAQKRYEKAKTNCGAKTKLDDTMRRTIVGKLRATWSPEQIVGRLYTGIIAFSTIYRWIYAGRIDVPLTVLRQKGKRQKPIADRTAASMEGAIHAVHAAFPEGTFRTATTDRGKEFSCHENANGLLREFFPKGSDFATVGQGEIVDALAKINGRPRKCLGWKTAHEAFAEEVLRLI from the coding sequence ATGAGCTATATTCATCTTACCACAACGGAACGCGTGAAAATAGAGACGTATCTGGAGCTTGGGATGTCCATCCGGTCCATCGCGAGACGGCTCGGGCGACAGCCCTCGACCGTCTCGCGGGAAATCAGACGGAACCCCGACTACGTGGCTGAACGTGCCCAGAAACGCTACGAGAAGGCGAAGACCAACTGTGGCGCCAAGACGAAACTCGACGACACGATGCGCCGGACGATCGTCGGGAAGCTGCGTGCGACCTGGTCCCCGGAACAGATCGTCGGCCGTCTCTACACAGGAATAATTGCCTTCTCCACCATCTACCGTTGGATCTATGCGGGACGGATCGACGTGCCCCTGACCGTGCTCCGCCAGAAAGGGAAACGTCAAAAGCCGATCGCGGACCGCACCGCAGCCTCGATGGAGGGGGCGATTCATGCGGTGCACGCCGCCTTCCCAGAGGGCACGTTCAGGACGGCGACGACGGACCGGGGCAAGGAGTTCAGCTGCCACGAGAACGCCAACGGCCTCCTGCGCGAGTTCTTCCCGAAAGGATCGGACTTCGCGACGGTCGGCCAAGGAGAGATCGTGGACGCGCTCGCCAAGATCAACGGGCGGCCGAGGAAATGTCTCGGCTGGAAGACCGCACACGAGGCCTTCGCGGAGGAAGTGTTGCGCTTAATTTGA